One stretch of Paenibacillus sp. AN1007 DNA includes these proteins:
- a CDS encoding FAD-binding domain-containing protein, translating to MKLFIHRKDLRTDDLHAFDYLRERDEKSLHVLIYDPFLLRKDREKEHSGVNFLRHASALGRKYKEAKRQLHTAYGKPAEVVEWILSCLQDEISEIVVHRDVTPYAQERDRQIREVCESYGILFTQLTDHLLMDLQAFARFTGKSEPYKVFAAFHRRWVEFMNEHPNPPSAVAVTDLNVSEQMLDWPESIKVPDALLKNADEAVDQDPHVLLDQFLSERAADYGDHRDEFEAYEPSHLSSYVAVGAVSIRKMYDAAQRVSEAGEWIRQLCFRDFYLYRAVYEKHYFEYEKVYDLSLLQDTYFERWCRAETGIPIIDAAMTELNETGHMPNRLRILTAMFLTKNLQCPFTMGEAYFRRKLKDYDNVQNRGNWLWCASLGENAAPYFRVNNPVTQSEKYDAQGDYIRKWLPELKDLHSKEIHQPRQDAIVDLKASRQAAIDVYKQILASR from the coding sequence GTGAAGTTATTCATACATCGTAAAGATCTGCGTACAGATGATCTGCACGCATTTGATTATTTGCGGGAACGGGATGAGAAGAGCCTGCATGTGTTGATCTACGATCCATTCCTGCTGCGGAAGGACCGGGAGAAAGAACACAGCGGTGTGAATTTCCTTCGTCACGCTTCGGCACTGGGCCGAAAATATAAGGAGGCAAAGAGGCAGCTTCATACGGCTTATGGCAAACCTGCGGAAGTGGTCGAATGGATACTGAGCTGCCTTCAGGACGAGATCAGCGAGATCGTGGTTCATCGGGATGTGACCCCTTATGCGCAGGAGCGGGACCGGCAGATTCGTGAGGTGTGCGAATCCTATGGGATTTTATTTACGCAGCTTACTGATCATCTGCTGATGGACCTGCAGGCCTTTGCCCGTTTCACAGGCAAGTCAGAACCCTATAAAGTATTTGCTGCCTTTCACCGGCGCTGGGTGGAGTTTATGAATGAACATCCCAATCCGCCATCGGCGGTAGCGGTTACAGACTTGAACGTAAGCGAACAGATGCTGGATTGGCCTGAGTCTATAAAGGTTCCTGATGCACTGCTTAAGAATGCTGATGAGGCCGTGGATCAGGACCCACATGTGCTGCTGGATCAGTTTCTGTCCGAACGAGCAGCGGATTATGGAGATCACCGGGATGAATTTGAGGCTTATGAACCAAGTCATCTCAGCTCTTATGTGGCTGTCGGAGCAGTATCCATTCGCAAGATGTATGATGCTGCGCAGCGTGTCTCAGAAGCTGGAGAGTGGATCAGACAGCTCTGCTTTCGCGACTTTTACTTGTACAGGGCAGTGTATGAGAAGCATTATTTTGAGTATGAAAAAGTATACGACCTTTCGCTTCTTCAAGATACTTACTTCGAGCGTTGGTGCAGAGCAGAGACGGGCATCCCGATTATTGATGCAGCGATGACAGAACTGAACGAGACCGGACATATGCCGAATCGGCTCCGCATTCTGACAGCCATGTTCCTGACCAAAAACCTGCAGTGCCCATTCACAATGGGTGAAGCCTATTTCAGACGGAAGCTGAAAGATTATGACAACGTTCAGAATCGTGGTAACTGGTTGTGGTGTGCCTCGCTGGGTGAAAATGCTGCGCCGTATTTCCGCGTGAACAACCCGGTTACCCAGTCCGAAAAATATGATGCTCAGGGAGACTATATCCGTAAATGGCTGCCGGAGTTGAAGGATCTGCACAGCAAAGAGATTCATCAGCCAAGGCAGGATGCAATCGTTGACCTGAAGGCGTCCAGGCAGGCAGCTATTGATGTGTACAAACAGATTCTGGCAAGTCGTTAG
- a CDS encoding response regulator, giving the protein MRAIVIDDEKPAQLHLQRLLQSDGRITPVQCFSTAREGLHYLANDRVDVVFLDIGMPEVNGLEAAEYIQQLDPTIRIIFVTAYADHAVEAFELHALDYVLKPVSSARLSKTIDRIAGAMTYHAQAAAAAEVQEPEAEELEFQAPGLLTFKHLDIFRSLEQSAEKHKWRTTKSQELFAFLFHHREEWVSKEILLDKLWADVSQDKGLTLLHTSVYQIRKLLKEWSMTAKLEYNMNRYRLLTGNLVSDIEQFEQAMSYETITSDNVNDLRQIALLYRGDYLEEHDYDWARSKGRELRRKYIGLVMDIARWEMAHERGEQAIELLTELQEREPYSEEICRLMMEVYASMDDQQGILRLYHSFTLVLKEDLGHQPEPETSKLYQSLTKQ; this is encoded by the coding sequence GTGAGAGCCATTGTAATTGATGACGAGAAGCCAGCGCAGCTGCATCTGCAGCGTCTGCTGCAGTCGGACGGAAGAATTACCCCTGTGCAGTGTTTTTCAACAGCGCGCGAAGGACTTCACTATCTGGCAAATGATCGTGTAGATGTTGTGTTTCTGGACATTGGCATGCCAGAGGTTAATGGCCTTGAAGCAGCTGAATATATACAGCAGTTGGACCCGACCATTCGAATCATATTTGTCACAGCGTATGCCGATCATGCGGTAGAGGCATTTGAACTTCATGCTCTGGATTACGTGTTAAAACCGGTCAGTTCGGCCAGACTGAGCAAAACGATTGATCGAATCGCAGGCGCGATGACCTATCATGCTCAGGCTGCTGCTGCGGCCGAAGTGCAGGAACCGGAAGCTGAGGAATTGGAATTCCAGGCGCCCGGACTGCTCACATTCAAACATCTCGATATCTTCAGAAGTCTGGAGCAGAGCGCGGAGAAACATAAATGGCGCACAACCAAATCACAGGAACTATTTGCTTTTCTGTTTCACCACAGGGAAGAGTGGGTAAGCAAGGAGATTCTGCTTGATAAGCTCTGGGCAGATGTATCTCAGGATAAAGGTCTGACACTGCTGCATACATCGGTGTACCAGATTCGCAAGTTATTGAAGGAATGGAGCATGACAGCCAAGCTGGAATACAATATGAACCGCTATCGTCTGTTGACCGGCAATTTGGTAAGCGATATTGAGCAGTTCGAACAGGCCATGTCCTATGAAACCATTACTTCGGATAATGTGAATGATCTGAGGCAGATTGCCCTGCTCTATCGCGGTGATTATCTGGAAGAGCATGATTACGATTGGGCAAGATCCAAGGGCAGGGAGCTCCGGCGCAAGTATATCGGACTTGTCATGGATATTGCCAGATGGGAAATGGCTCACGAGCGGGGCGAACAGGCGATTGAGCTGCTGACTGAATTACAGGAGCGTGAACCGTATTCGGAGGAAATCTGCCGTTTAATGATGGAAGTATATGCTTCCATGGATGATCAGCAGGGTATATTGCGGCTCTATCATTCATTTACACTGGTGCTGAAGGAGGACCTGGGACATCAGCCCGAGCCTGAAACGAGCAAGCTATATCAAAGTCTGACGAAACAATAG
- a CDS encoding acyltransferase, whose translation MTQTLKRERIPELNLVRAIAIIGVLFVHSTSSATLEMTDSRYYWLYNFINIFMKYGTPTFIFLSSFVLFYNYYTRPLDKKLVSNFYKKRFVYILLPYFLFSILYFVVLHNMYYQGRPFNESLITFIEKLFTGKAHTHLYFVFINMQFYLIFPLVLWLLKKYPAVVKWSIPIGLLIQWAFIVSNKYGFQVPNKGSWAFSYFSYFMLGAFMGVYFPKIKQWFVLSRENASKWRLASWILLWVVWITAGLAHVSIYYLLRLKIATYNTLWYELFWNVHTYACALVIIQISIWLYHHGPSIVVKPLNRLGALSFGVYLIHPFFLLFYREHPPQTGVSWLIHLWYAGGFGIALIASWIVVGLAARFVPYAWVLFGNLPKPKLRLVPQQQSGQMDA comes from the coding sequence ATGACTCAAACACTGAAAAGAGAACGAATCCCGGAACTGAACCTCGTACGGGCGATAGCCATTATCGGTGTGCTTTTTGTGCATTCTACCTCCAGTGCTACGCTGGAAATGACGGATTCCAGGTATTACTGGCTGTACAACTTTATTAATATTTTTATGAAATACGGTACGCCGACCTTTATTTTTTTGAGCAGCTTTGTGCTGTTTTATAACTACTATACCCGTCCGCTGGACAAGAAACTGGTCAGTAATTTCTACAAGAAGCGATTTGTCTATATTTTGCTGCCCTATTTCCTGTTCTCTATCTTGTATTTTGTCGTACTGCATAATATGTACTATCAAGGACGGCCATTTAATGAGTCGCTCATCACTTTTATAGAGAAGTTATTTACAGGTAAAGCTCACACGCATCTGTATTTTGTGTTTATCAACATGCAGTTTTATCTGATCTTTCCACTTGTGCTGTGGCTGCTTAAGAAATATCCTGCTGTGGTAAAGTGGTCTATACCGATCGGGCTTCTTATTCAATGGGCTTTTATCGTAAGTAATAAATATGGATTCCAAGTACCCAATAAGGGGAGCTGGGCATTTTCCTATTTTTCCTACTTTATGTTAGGAGCTTTCATGGGAGTATATTTCCCGAAAATCAAACAATGGTTTGTACTCAGCCGGGAGAATGCATCGAAATGGCGCTTGGCCTCATGGATTTTGCTGTGGGTTGTGTGGATCACGGCGGGGCTGGCCCATGTCAGTATCTATTACTTGCTGCGGTTGAAGATTGCGACGTATAACACATTGTGGTACGAGCTCTTCTGGAATGTACACACGTATGCCTGTGCGTTAGTTATTATTCAAATATCAATTTGGCTTTATCATCATGGTCCTTCAATCGTGGTCAAACCGCTTAATCGGCTTGGCGCATTGTCTTTTGGCGTTTATCTGATTCATCCGTTCTTCCTGCTTTTTTACCGTGAACATCCTCCGCAAACCGGTGTGTCCTGGTTGATTCACCTCTGGTACGCGGGCGGGTTTGGCATCGCACTGATTGCTTCATGGATTGTGGTAGGACTTGCGGCGAGGTTTGTTCCTTATGCATGGGTCCTGTTCGGTAATCTGCCCAAACCCAAACTGCGTCTTGTCCCGCAGCAGCAGTCCGGGCAGATGGATGCCTGA
- a CDS encoding HTH domain-containing protein, translated as MTKTARLIELMMRVYEKPTFTVDEMAAEFDLSYRTMLRYLHELSGLGVPLYAEPGRRGGYFLLQPKRLDSRTAAQRAVRSDPFQQTVRPQTYVVGLEFQAPFTAVFMAQVMIPRLWTELERRQHEIPRQKQAGVRTGVVLSRQRLYHYIAGVEVSYYDVLPEGMTGITLAAREYARYTHHGDADRVQMDESILWMIKKLKLRGLIPDLSAYALEVQAKNTSSRDMYIPLLNERSSSNDLPESVCTHQ; from the coding sequence ATGACCAAAACGGCACGTTTAATTGAGCTGATGATGCGAGTTTATGAAAAACCAACCTTTACCGTGGATGAGATGGCCGCGGAGTTTGACTTATCATATCGGACAATGCTTCGTTATCTGCATGAACTAAGCGGTTTGGGTGTTCCCTTATATGCAGAACCTGGACGCAGGGGAGGATACTTCCTACTGCAGCCGAAACGCCTGGATAGCCGGACAGCAGCCCAACGGGCAGTTCGCAGCGATCCATTTCAGCAGACTGTTCGACCTCAGACTTATGTAGTTGGGTTGGAGTTTCAGGCACCCTTCACGGCAGTGTTTATGGCACAGGTCATGATCCCCAGGTTATGGACGGAACTGGAACGGAGGCAGCACGAAATCCCCCGCCAGAAACAGGCAGGGGTAAGGACAGGTGTGGTTCTGAGCCGCCAGCGCTTATATCATTATATCGCGGGGGTGGAGGTATCCTATTATGACGTGCTGCCCGAAGGCATGACAGGTATAACGTTGGCTGCCCGGGAATATGCCCGATATACCCATCACGGAGATGCTGACCGGGTACAGATGGATGAATCGATTCTATGGATGATTAAGAAGCTAAAGCTTCGCGGATTGATACCCGATCTTTCCGCTTATGCGCTGGAAGTTCAAGCAAAGAATACTTCCAGTAGAGACATGTATATTCCGCTTCTTAACGAAAGGAGTTCTTCTAACGACTTGCCAGAATCTGTTTGTACACATCAATAG
- a CDS encoding GyrI-like domain-containing protein, whose amino-acid sequence MKRIHQTELVHKDNAVMIGLKWEGSFADAGAGEIRRVQTEFKHRLHEIRNVLHPEELLGLSYHMTDTGFVHYAAVEVDHKTLQSIPEGMIKFEVPSHTYAKCSHVKGHLVESSYNRIYTWIEEQGYHLSKGSLTHYEVYPMEQDPYDPEPEFTILVPINLK is encoded by the coding sequence ATGAAGCGTATTCACCAGACAGAATTGGTTCACAAGGATAATGCGGTGATGATAGGTTTGAAGTGGGAAGGGTCCTTTGCCGATGCAGGTGCTGGAGAAATCCGCAGGGTGCAGACTGAATTTAAGCATCGTTTGCATGAGATAAGGAATGTGCTCCATCCAGAAGAGTTATTAGGGCTGTCATATCATATGACAGACACCGGATTTGTTCATTATGCGGCTGTTGAGGTTGACCACAAGACACTACAGTCTATCCCGGAAGGGATGATTAAATTCGAAGTCCCATCGCATACTTATGCAAAATGCAGTCACGTAAAGGGGCATTTGGTTGAATCGTCCTATAATCGGATATATACATGGATTGAAGAACAGGGATATCACCTTTCAAAAGGGTCACTCACACATTATGAAGTTTATCCGATGGAACAGGACCCGTACGATCCGGAGCCTGAATTCACAATTTTGGTACCAATTAACTTGAAATAA